From Streptomyces sp. NBC_00370, a single genomic window includes:
- a CDS encoding ribonucleoside-diphosphate reductase subunit alpha, whose translation MTIAPDRPATHTAASGEALLRTLTDLTADLPDTDPGKVAAAALRGRNAGSDAAGLRELATEAAAGLISEDPAYSRLAARLLTRSIADEAAGQGAVSFSASVGVGHTEGLIADATARFVALHADRLDELVDPAADDRFGYFGLRTLYSRYLLRHPITRQVIERPQYFMLRVACGLAEDDSPAALEDVAALYRLMSRLDYLPSSPTLFNSGTRHPQMSSCYLLDSPADELDSIYDRYHQVARLSKHAGGIGIPFSRIRSRGSLIRGTNGHSNGIVPFLRTLDSSVAAVNQGGRRKGAAAVYLETWHADLEEFLELRDNTGEEARRTHNLNLAHWIPDEFMRRVEADTDWSLFSPSDVPELVDLWGDAFDTAYRAAEAAGLAIRTIPARDLYGRMMRTLAQTGNGWMTFKDASNRTANQTAEPGRTVHSSNLCTEILEVTDDGETAVCNLGSVNLAAFVLDSGEIDWARLDTTVHTAVTFLDRVVDINFYPTEQAGRSNAKWRPVGLGVMGLQDVFFKKGLPFDSAEAAALSTKIAERVMLAAYEASCGLAERYAPLPAWEQTRTARGVLHPDHYGVELNWPERWDALRARVARSGMRNSLLLAIAPTATIASIAGVYECIEPQVSNLFKRETLSGEFLQVNSYLVAELKRLGVWDARSREALRESSGSVAGFSWLPAEVRELYRTAWEIPQRGLIDMAAARTPFLDQSQSLNLFLETPTIGKLSSMYAYAWKKGLKTTYYLRSRPATRIARAAGADVPAARVAPGPGPGPVPVPVPMAPDADAVACSLENPESCEACQ comes from the coding sequence GTGACCATCGCGCCAGACCGTCCGGCCACGCACACCGCCGCTTCAGGCGAGGCACTGCTGCGTACGCTGACGGACCTCACCGCCGATCTGCCCGACACCGACCCGGGCAAGGTCGCAGCGGCGGCGCTCCGGGGGCGTAACGCCGGATCGGACGCTGCGGGCCTGCGCGAGCTGGCCACCGAGGCCGCCGCCGGGCTGATCTCCGAGGACCCCGCGTACTCCCGGCTCGCCGCCCGGCTGCTGACCCGTTCCATCGCCGACGAGGCCGCCGGCCAGGGCGCGGTGTCGTTCTCCGCCTCGGTCGGCGTCGGACACACCGAGGGGCTGATCGCCGACGCCACCGCCCGCTTCGTGGCGCTGCACGCCGACCGGCTCGACGAGCTCGTGGACCCGGCGGCCGACGACCGGTTCGGCTACTTCGGTCTGCGCACGCTCTACAGCCGTTATCTGCTGCGCCACCCGATCACCCGTCAGGTCATCGAGCGCCCGCAGTACTTCATGCTGCGCGTGGCGTGCGGGCTCGCCGAGGACGACAGCCCGGCCGCGCTGGAGGACGTCGCCGCGCTCTACCGGCTGATGAGCCGGCTGGACTATCTGCCGTCGTCGCCGACCCTGTTCAACTCGGGCACCCGGCACCCGCAGATGTCCTCCTGCTATCTGCTGGACTCCCCCGCCGACGAACTCGACTCGATCTACGACCGCTACCACCAGGTGGCCCGGCTCTCGAAGCACGCGGGCGGCATCGGCATCCCGTTCTCCCGTATCCGCTCCCGGGGTTCGCTGATCCGCGGCACCAACGGGCACTCCAACGGCATCGTGCCGTTCCTGCGCACGCTCGACTCCTCGGTCGCCGCCGTGAACCAGGGCGGCAGGCGCAAGGGCGCCGCCGCCGTCTACCTGGAGACCTGGCACGCCGACCTGGAGGAGTTCCTGGAGCTGCGGGACAACACCGGTGAGGAGGCGCGCCGTACGCACAACCTCAACCTGGCGCACTGGATCCCCGACGAGTTCATGCGGCGCGTCGAGGCGGACACCGACTGGTCGTTGTTCTCGCCGTCCGACGTGCCGGAGCTGGTCGACCTGTGGGGCGACGCGTTCGACACGGCGTACCGCGCGGCGGAGGCGGCGGGCCTCGCGATCAGGACGATCCCGGCCCGTGACCTGTACGGCAGGATGATGCGCACCCTCGCCCAGACCGGCAACGGCTGGATGACCTTCAAGGACGCGTCGAACCGTACGGCCAACCAGACGGCGGAGCCCGGCCGCACGGTCCACTCCTCCAACCTCTGCACGGAGATCCTGGAGGTCACGGACGACGGCGAGACGGCCGTCTGCAACCTCGGCTCGGTCAACCTGGCCGCTTTCGTGCTGGATTCGGGCGAGATCGACTGGGCGCGGCTGGACACGACGGTCCACACCGCCGTCACCTTCCTCGACCGGGTCGTGGACATCAACTTCTACCCGACCGAGCAGGCGGGCCGCTCCAACGCCAAGTGGCGCCCGGTCGGCCTCGGCGTGATGGGCCTGCAGGACGTCTTCTTCAAGAAGGGCCTGCCCTTCGACTCCGCCGAGGCCGCCGCGCTCTCCACGAAGATCGCCGAGCGGGTCATGCTCGCCGCGTACGAGGCGTCCTGCGGGCTCGCCGAGCGGTACGCCCCGCTGCCCGCCTGGGAGCAGACGCGTACGGCGCGCGGGGTGCTGCACCCCGACCACTACGGCGTGGAGCTGAACTGGCCCGAGCGGTGGGACGCCCTGCGCGCCCGGGTCGCCAGGAGCGGTATGCGCAACTCGCTGCTGCTCGCCATCGCGCCGACCGCGACCATCGCCTCGATCGCCGGGGTCTACGAGTGCATCGAGCCGCAGGTCTCGAACCTCTTCAAGCGCGAGACGCTGTCGGGTGAGTTCCTTCAGGTCAACTCGTACCTGGTGGCGGAGTTGAAGCGGCTCGGCGTCTGGGACGCAAGGAGCCGTGAGGCGCTGCGCGAGTCGAGCGGCTCGGTGGCGGGCTTCAGTTGGCTGCCCGCCGAGGTGCGCGAGCTGTACCGCACGGCGTGGGAGATCCCGCAGCGCGGTCTGATCGACATGGCGGCGGCGCGTACCCCGTTCCTCGACCAGAGCCAGTCGCTGAACCTGTTCCTGGAGACGCCGACCATCGGGAAGCTCAGCTCGATGTACGCGTACGCCTGGAAGAAGGGCCTCAAGACCACGTACTACCTGCGCTCGCGCCCGGCGACCCGGATCGCCCGCGCGGCCGGCGCCGACGTACCGGCGGCGCGCGTCGCCCCCGGCCCCGGCCCCGGCCCCGTGCCCGTGCCCGTACCGATGGCGCCCGACGCGGACGCCGTCGCCTGCTCCCTGGAAAACCCCGAGTCCTGCGAGGCCTGCCAGTAA